The following are from one region of the Osmia bicornis bicornis chromosome 8, iOsmBic2.1, whole genome shotgun sequence genome:
- the LOC114878094 gene encoding S phase cyclin A-associated protein in the endoplasmic reticulum, with protein MADVRLLIQEEGRAARNLIAFNVPVGTNNTEKVTRKPPSVPRVSHANTTKRSMKPTARVRSASTGRDKKSELQARYWAFLFGNLQRAVDGIYQTCEEDENISECKEVILVLENYTRDFHNLIEWFKVKWAYENSPPPLRRTPLAWEVRKTSPCRMWNSTVIPKSTSPLQRMSPTESVCRSPVDQIISENKPITLDNKINHTKGETVHKLMKDNKSNFSKNNLTNANEKCKSSIDKGASQSLNKDKLSSVKINKGLVKQAVPTKTGTTIIAEQKSNETSPRDVKHKLDIKSTPKSAKIETQNTATKITDSNVITEKNEQVIHNDNKNMCLNTSTSSEKEFCKSNNMDNKLSSQNNFQIKPLGPKNDLGLGKNEINAKVKKQNIGKNIKSIGIENVVTENKITEPLSVAKDNNSTIVVHKNIQNITIASNKVNQKLKRQSSSNDSTNNKNVMKSASDTASSIPNKVTVTKPAYSTVSQMKIVKTKQSNLPETPKFIRSKTTLSEKNVSTSNKIRPGTSVIVRQRFQPLDNKISEQSSLKKDQSKDINGSVEVLTKQTVAIKTKEEADGWQTVRSRYRRGSTHNLNMSTRFHKPSTATSLPALSIESPSEKNKKNCLTPDGNNKQKKKCIVEKEGKNISNEVEKVKGESVVNITIKDKVEEVLKNTINLKEINSTSMIAAIFKSDAELLEKRIQQFMAAQAERERIILEEERKTEEADSQRSQQLSDEEASLHRQILELGCTETDIDTETDETDGEMILEMEDERGSSPNAIPDDVSIEDRYEHMLDGMSWADCVDTIAQLRALVARHPGRALELHQKLSSPSRKRSLPETLRRYHAKQACAQRKRQKLLMEKSQRLRELLNKVEDVKSAKNQLIEDKRIRMETKLKKAEENRTQHLLEIVRKAHDEDSKLKEIAFINELEAQNKRHDFMALCQEQEERLQGIQEERQRRQEEKAAKEAAAEERRRALEAERQLRIQKMKQARREREERVGKMQLEREKERQEIAREKARDREERLSALHAAQLANQEELQKKIAQKQQESARRHVENIEHIRQRAVESSILRAEEVPPMLKSYPAQKQCSLCGIVIPNEVYLLSHLKGKTHLEAVKSAHDGREPSRDELQRFNILQIQDLPVSVIDNNNSNEVKAAKEKQKALKRRCRKMKQRMILRGKEWEDTHKTDVNQSVESTNKAKFRRNLKELDRLYNNHLKTAWSSVAISALERCLGEITRAFSKSCPFDQNAFQVLNGFDVLTNLLNLGLQAQNASHNLPNKSIVSVCRVYKLSVNENDTNIEAILSSNKILVILDLLLQHLESMTKLDDHLQVQEASGNSIGNGIVASSLMQLLCSFIPEEPFEKSALQTRVQDIAGYLVAGGLVDRISRHSRALIETDFFLDQDHESPVLVSAYDLLFRICCHLKKSTDQEIGNVHENNNNVEQTSVESHLLSTLSLTEAAGAIGALYAAVALTPQNQKGSSPTPNQIAVSQSTRILIVRSLRLLKSIAGLNLQKLQNLLGAEGTSLQWRLIASHVITRLSRDPISHKPEIGSAQNTSGTYILSELFQVLGYFAVNNPENQLVLQSAGAGPSVLQQLCTLPFPFYGAPGLTSYIFPTLLAATHQNPEATAILSCELSYQLLEEYKNSDEGKRNPLVRLLKDSPSP; from the exons atggCAGATGTAAGGTTACTTATACAAGAAGAAGGTCGAGCAGCTAGAAATTTAATAGCCTTTAATGTACCAGTTGGAACAAATAATACTGAGAAAGTTACTAGGAAACCTCCTAGTGTTCCAAGAGTATCACATGCAAATACAACTAAAAGGTCTATGAAACCAACAGCAAGAGTAAGGTCAGCTTCTACTGGAAGAGACAAAAAATCTG AATTGCAGGCAAGATATTGGGCTTTTCTGTTTGGCAATTTACAAAGAGCAGTTGATGGTATTTATCAGACTTGCGAAGAAGATGAAAATATATCTGAATGCAAAGAAGTAATACTTGTTTTAGAGAATTATACTAGAGATTTCCATAACTTGATTGAATGGTTTAAAGTCAAATGGGCATATGAGAATTCTCCACCACCATTAAGACGTACTCCATTAGCTTGGGAAGTTAGAAAGACTTCTCCTTGTCGTATGTGGAACTCAACAGTAATTCCGAAATCTACGAGTCCTTTACAAAGAATGAGTCCCACAGAATCTGTTTGTAGAAGTCCTGTTGATCAAATCATCTCAGAAAATAAACCCATCACTTTAGATAACAAAATAAATCACACAAAAGGGGAAACAGTTcataaattaatgaaagataataaaagtaatttttccaaaaataattTGACAAATGCAAACGAAaaatgtaaaagttcaatagATAAGGGAGCAAGTCAGTCATTAAATAAGGATAAGTTGTCTTCAGTAAAGATTAACAAAGGTCTTGTAAAACAAGCAGTACCTACAAAAACCGGTACCACCATTATAGCAGAGCAAAAATCGAATGAAACTTCTCCTCGCGATGTCAAACATAAGCTGGATATTAAAAGTACACCAAAATCGGCTAAAATTGAAACTCAGAATACTGCTACCAAAATAACGGATTCTAATGtaataacagaaaaaaatgaacaagtCATTCATAATGACAATAAAAATATGTGTTTAAATACTTCTACGTCAAGCGAGAAAGAATTTTGTAAATCTAATAACATGGATAATAAATTGAGTTcccaaaataattttcagattAAACCATTAGGTCCTAAGAATGATTTAGGGTTAGGAAAAAATGAGATTAATGCTAAAGTGAAAAAGCAAAATataggaaaaaatattaaatcgaTTGGTATAGAAAATGTAgtaacagaaaataaaataacagaaCCCCTTAGTGTAGCAAAAGATAATAATAGTACTATTGTAGTGCATAAGAATATACAAAACATTACAATAGCATCTAATAAAGTTAATCAGAAATTAAAAAGGCAGTCAAGTAGTAATGACAgcacaaataataaaaatgtaatgaaatCTGCATCTGATACAGCATCCAGTATTCCGAATAAAGTTACAGTAACTAAACCAGCATATTCTACAGTATCACAAATGAAGATTGTGAAAACGAAGCAATCAAATCTGCCAGAAACTCCGAAATTTATTAGGAGTAAAACTACATTAAGCGAAAAGAATGTGTCaacttcaaataaaataagacCTGGAACATCCGTAATAGTTCGTCAACGGTTTCAGCCACTCGATAATAAg atttcAGAACAAAGTTCATTAAAGAAGGATCAAAGTAAAGATATAAATGGTTCCGTAGAAGTGTTAACGAAGCAAACCGTTGCTATAAAAACAAAGGAAGAAGCTGATGGTTGGCAAACCGTTCGTAGTCGTTACAGAAGAGGTAGCACTCACAATTTAAATATGTCTACGAGATTTCACAAACCGAGCACCGCAACATCGTTACCAGCTTTGTCGATCGAAAGTCCTTCggagaaaaataagaaaaattgtttaactCCAGATGGAAATAACaaacagaagaagaaatgTATTGTAgagaaagaagggaaaaatATAAGTAACGAAGTGGAGAAAGTGAAAGGAGAATCTGTTGTAAATATTACCATTAAAGATAAGGTAGAAGAAGTTTTAAAGAACACTATTAATTTAAAGGAAATCAATTCTACGTCAATGATAGCAGCTATTTTTAAAAGTGATGCAGAATTACTTGAAAAACGTATACAGCAATTTATGGCTGCTCAAgctgaaagagaaagaataattctagaggaggaaagaaagacCGAAGAAGCCGATTCGCAACGGTCACAGCAGTTATCAGACGAAGAAGCATCTTTGCATAGACAAATTTTGGAATTAGGATGTACTGAAACTGATATTGATACAGAAACCGATGAAACAGATGGTGAGATGATCCTTGAAATGGAAGATGAACGTGGATCATCCCCTAATGCGATACCTGATGATGTCAGCATTGAAGATAG atacGAACATATGTTAGATGGAATGTCCTGGGCAGATTGCGTGGATACAATCGCTCAGTTACGCGCATTGGTAGCTCGTCATCCTGGCAGGGCTTTAGAATTGCATCAAAAGCTTTCGTCTCCATCGCGAAAAAGATCTTTACCCGAAACGTTAAGAAGATACCACGCGAAACAAGCTTGTGCACAACGTAAACGTCAGAAGCTCCTGATGGAGAAGTCACAGAGGTTAAGAGAACTATTGAACAAGGTGGAAGATGTTAAAAGCGCGAAAAACCAATTAATAGAAGACAAGAGAATTAGAATGGAAACGAAATTGAAGAAAGCAGAAGAAAATAGAACGCAGCATTTATTAGAAATAGTGAGGAAGGCTCATGATGAGGATTCAAAATTAAAGGAAATTGCATTTATCAATGAACTCGAGGCACAGAATAAAAGACACGATTTTATGGCGTTGTGTCAAGAACAGGAAGAGAGATTGCAA GGAATTCAGGAAGAACGTCAACGTCGACAAGAAGAGAAGGCAGCCAAAGAAGCTGCGGCTGAAGAACGTAGACGAGCTTTAGAAGCGGAAAGGCAATTGCGTATCCAGAAAATGAAGCAAGCTCGTCGTGAACGCGAAGAAAGAGTTGGCAAAATGCAGttagaaagagagaaggaacgTCAG GAGATTGCTAGAGAAAAAGCCAGAGACCGAGAAGAGAGACTGTCGGCGCTTCATGCAGCTCAGTTAGCAAATCAAGAAGAATTACAAAAGAAGATAGCACAAAAGCAGCAAGAATCAGCCAGAAGACACGTGGAAAATATAGAACACATTAGACAAAGAGCAGTAGAATCTTCGATCCTAAGAGCAGAAGAAGTTCCACCTATGCTTAAATCGTATCCTGCTCAAAAGCAGTGTTCCTTATGTGGGATAGTT ATTCCCAATGAAGTGTACTTGTTAAGCCATTTAAAAGGGAAAACACATTTAGAAGCAGTAAAAAGTGCGCATGATGGTCGTGAGCCATCACGAGACGAATTACAACGCTTCAATATATTACAGATTCAAGATTTACCAGTTTCTGTGatcgataataataattcgaACGAAGTTAAAGCCGCGAAAGAGAAGCAGAAAGCTTTAAAACGTCGTTGTAGAAAAATGAAGCAACGTATGATTCTACGTGGAAAGGAATGGGAAGATACTCATAAGACAGATGTAAATCAATCCGTTGAGTCAACTAATAAAGCAAAGTTCCGACGAAATTTGAAAGAATTAGACCGGTTGTATAATAATCATCTGAAGACCGCATGGTCAAGCGTTGCCATTTCCGCTTTGGAACGTTGCTTGGGTGAAATAACAAGAGCCTTTTCAAAATCG TGTCCATTTGATCAAAATGCATTTCAAGTATTGAATGGATTCGATGTTTTAACAAATCTGTTGAATCTGGGCTTGCAAGCACAAAATGCCTCCCATAATCTTCCAAATAA AAGCATTGTGTCTGTGTGTCGCGTGTATAAACTTAGTGTCAACGAAAACGATACTAATATAGAAGCCATCTTATCGAGCAACAAGATTCTGGTCATTCTGGATCTTCTTCTTCAACATTTAGAG AGTATGACGAAACTCGACGACCACCTCCAGGTGCAGGAAGCATCCGGTAATTCGATCGGAAATGGAATCGTAGCTAGCAGCCTGATGCAACTGCTGTGCAGCTTTATCCCGGAGGAACCCTTTGAGAAATCGGCGTTGCAAACGCGGGTTCAGGATATTGCCGG aTATCTGGTAGCAGGAGGACTGGTAGATCGAATATCTCGACACAGCCGCGCTTTGATCGAGACAGATTTCTTTTTAGATCAAGATCACGAATCGCCTGTTTTGGTATCCGCCTACGATCTACTCTTTCGGATCTGTTGCCACTTGAAAAAGTCAACGGACCAAGAAATCGGGAACGTTCAcgagaataataataacgtCGAACAGACGAGCGTCGAATCGCATCTTCTGTCAACCTTGTCGTTGACCGAAGCTGCAGGTGCAATCGGTGCACTTTACGCTGCAGTTGCATTGACACCTCAAAATCAGAAGGGTTCCTCGCCGACCCCTAATCAGATCGCGGTGTCTCAATCTACGAGGATTTTAATTGTTCGCAGTCTTAGGCTACTTAAATCCATCGCAGGATTGAATCTTCAGAAGTTACAG AATCTTTTGGGTGCAGAAGGCACCAGCTTGCAATGGCGACTGATAGCTAGTCATGTGATAACTCGATTATCACGGGATCCAATATCGCACAAGCCGGAAATTGGATCTGCGCAGAACACTAGTGGTACTTACATCCTGTCAGAACTGTTCCAGGTTCTCGGCTATTTTGCAGTTAATAACCCGGAAAATCAG TTAGTACTTCAGTCGGCTGGAGCTGGACCGAGCGTTCTTCAGCAACTGTGTACACTGCCATTCCCATTTTACGGCGCTCCAGGATTGACATCCTACATTTTCCCGACGCTTTTGGCGGCTACGCATCAGAATCCAGAAGCGACGGCAATTCTCTCTTGCGAATTGTCTTATCAG CTATTAGAAGAATACAAGAATTCGGACGAGGGTAAGCGGAATCCTTTAGTCCGTTTACTAAAAGATTCGCCTAGTCCTTAA